The Synergistaceae bacterium genome has a segment encoding these proteins:
- the rplW gene encoding 50S ribosomal protein L23 → MNLTAHDIIIRPVITEKSSALMGLNKYTFEVHKSASKIQVRKAVEEVFKVQVAGVNTMNVKGKLRRRGLTKGYTRSWKKAIVALKPGQSIEFFEGASI, encoded by the coding sequence ATGAATTTAACAGCTCACGATATAATAATCAGGCCGGTAATCACGGAGAAATCGAGCGCATTAATGGGCTTGAATAAATATACATTTGAGGTACACAAGAGCGCGAGTAAAATTCAGGTACGCAAGGCCGTTGAAGAAGTCTTTAAAGTCCAAGTAGCCGGAGTAAATACAATGAATGTGAAGGGCAAATTACGCCGCAGGGGACTGACAAAGGGATATACGCGTTCATGGAAAAAGGCAATAGTTGCGCTTAAGCCGGGCCAGAGTATAGAATTTTTCGAGGGTGCCTCGATTTAG
- the rplC gene encoding 50S ribosomal protein L3, whose product MSIGILGKKLGMTQIYDSEGQAVAVTVVSAGPCSVVALRTPEQNGYSAVLLGFESIKAHKLSKPQKVMFEKLKLEPKRTLREFRVNDVKQYEVGSEIKVDLFTAGEKINVKGISKGKGFAGVIKRHHMGGQQFSHGTSVEHRHGGSSGAISYPGRVFPGKRMPGHMGSDKVTVKNLTVMAVDVENNLILVKGAVPGSKNSLIALYKKD is encoded by the coding sequence ATGTCAATAGGGATTCTGGGGAAAAAACTCGGAATGACACAGATTTATGACTCAGAGGGACAGGCCGTAGCTGTTACGGTCGTCTCTGCTGGGCCGTGCTCTGTAGTTGCTCTGCGTACCCCCGAACAGAACGGCTATTCTGCTGTTCTTCTCGGCTTTGAGTCAATCAAGGCTCATAAGCTGTCCAAACCGCAAAAAGTTATGTTCGAGAAATTGAAGCTCGAACCAAAGAGGACTCTTAGAGAATTCAGAGTCAATGACGTTAAGCAGTATGAAGTAGGCTCGGAAATCAAAGTAGATTTATTCACAGCCGGCGAAAAAATTAACGTCAAAGGTATATCAAAGGGTAAAGGTTTCGCAGGAGTTATCAAGCGTCATCATATGGGAGGCCAGCAATTTTCACACGGTACTTCGGTCGAACATAGACACGGAGGCTCAAGCGGTGCAATTTCTTATCCCGGCCGCGTCTTCCCCGGCAAAAGAATGCCCGGCCACATGGGAAGCGATAAAGTTACAGTCAAGAATCTTACTGTAATGGCCGTTGATGTCGAGAATAATTTAATTCTGGTAAAAGGCGCAGTCCCAGGCTCAAAAAATAGCCTCATTGCCCTCTACAAGAAAGACTAA
- the rplD gene encoding 50S ribosomal protein L4, translated as MPFVKVYELNGDRAGEMELSEKVFNQSVNMSAIHQVVTAHLANCRQGTHNTLTRGDVSGGGKKPWRQKHTGRARQGSTRSPIWTHGGVAHGPHPRKYTQKVNKKVRQLALRSVLSDKVREELAAVVKGFETIEKPSTKTIKALFSALGFGKTLIIYSSNALNVTRSVRNLSGAKCINVSSINVYDILNAKNLILTPEVVAKIEEVYNA; from the coding sequence ATGCCATTCGTAAAAGTCTACGAGCTAAACGGGGACCGGGCCGGAGAAATGGAACTCTCAGAGAAAGTATTTAATCAATCAGTTAATATGAGTGCGATACATCAAGTAGTAACCGCTCATTTAGCAAATTGCAGACAGGGAACGCACAACACACTCACGCGCGGCGATGTCTCAGGAGGCGGCAAAAAGCCATGGAGGCAGAAGCACACGGGCCGAGCTCGTCAAGGTTCTACACGTTCACCGATATGGACGCACGGGGGAGTAGCACACGGTCCGCACCCTAGGAAATATACGCAGAAAGTTAATAAAAAAGTTCGTCAGCTTGCATTGAGAAGTGTATTATCAGACAAGGTGCGTGAAGAATTAGCGGCGGTTGTAAAAGGTTTTGAGACGATAGAGAAGCCCAGTACAAAGACGATAAAAGCATTATTCAGCGCGCTGGGATTTGGCAAGACGTTAATAATTTACAGCTCGAATGCATTAAACGTAACGCGTTCAGTCCGAAATTTATCCGGGGCAAAGTGCATAAACGTATCAAGCATAAATGTATATGATATTCTCAACGCAAAGAATTTGATATTAACGCCTGAAGTCGTAGCGAAAATTGAGGAGGTCTATAACGCATGA